TTTCCTTATTTTTTAAATGTATGGAAGTATATAAATAAAGTGTAAGTTATGTATTAGTTCTATAATCTTCTATTTTATATGTAAATGTTGATGTTTAATGAGTATTAGATTATAATTCTATCCCTTTGGAATAGTTTTATTCCATAATGATTAAAAAATAGTTTCTCATGTAATTTAGTAATATAACTAAATAATATTAAGTTAAATAAAATAGAGTTTCACAATAAAAGGAAAAATTTAAATGAATAAACTATTACAAATACCTTTTATAATAGCTTTTTCAATATTTTTAATTGGATGCAGTTTACAAAATACAAGTCAAGTATCTCCAAATAATAAAAATGAAGATTTGCAAAAACAAATAAAAGAAAATATCAATAGTAAGTATTGTAATAAATATAAAAAAGTAGTGAATTATGCAGCAAGTTATATTGAAAAAGAGTTTGAAGATGGATATTTTTCAAAAAATGATATAGTTGGAGCAAAAGCACAACTTTTTTTAATAGAAAGTAGTTCTCCTACAGTTTTTGCAAAAAATATAAATATAGCAAATGATTCTTATAATTCAAATTATGAATTAGCTAAAAAGAGTAATTGTGACTTAAGTGAATTCTCGTCTAATCCACTTGTAAAATTAAAAAACAGTATAAAAATACTTGAAGAGAAAAAGGATAAAAAATGATTTTTTTTAAATCTTTGATTATTCTATTTTTATTTTTGGCAACAAGTTTATTTGCTCAAACAAAAGAAGTAGATAAGTTACTTGAAAAAGTAAATCAAGCTTCAACACCTCAAGAAAAAAAAGAATTAATAGAAAAACTAAAAAAAGAATTGGCTACTAAAAATATAAAAGCAAGACAAGAATCTGATGCAATTATAAAAGCAAAAGAAAAAATGCCTAACGAACTTTTTGATGAAAAAGCAATAGAACAATGAGTAAAAAACTAAAAATCTTACTTCTTGAAGATGATGAAATCCTAGCTCAAACTATGGTGCAAATTTTAGAACAAGAAAACTATGCTGTAACTTTAGTGAGTGATGGGGAAGAGGTTTTAGAATATACCTATGATAATAAGTATGACCTTTATTTATTTGATGTAAATGTTCCTTTGCTTGATGGAATGGAGACATTAAAGCTTTTAAGAGAAGCCCAAGATTCTACTCCTACTTTTTTTATTACAGCAAAGATTGATATCAAATCGACTCTAAAAGGTTTTGATTATGGTTGTGATGATTATATTAAAAAGCCATTTGATTTAGATGAACTTTTAGCCCGTATTCAAGCAACTTTAAAAAGAAAAAATCCAGTTGTTCAATACAAAGATATTACTTTTGATTTACTTGAAAGTAGGGTTATAAAAGATAATGTTGAAGTAACACTTGGAAGTGTTGAAAAAGATATTTTCTCTTTACTTATGCGAAATATCGGTATGACTGTTGATAAGTCATCATTTTTTGATTGTATGAATAGACCAAGTGAACCAGCACTTCGAGTTTTGATTAGTAAATTAAAAAAAGTTTTAGATTTAGAAATAAGTAATATCAAAGGTATAGGATATAGACTTGAAAAATTATGAGAAAAAATCACTTCTTACTACGATTGCTCTATTTTTCATACCTTTATTAATACTTGCTAGTATTGTTTTGTATATGTATCAAGTGGATAAAATAAAAGATATAGAACAAAATATCTTATACCAAATGAAAGATTATACCTTTGATTTCAAAGGTGATAAGTTTTCACTAGATATTGTACAAGATGATAAACAAAAAAAACTTTTCAAAATCTACCATTATGAAGAGGGACTTTGTGCTTATTTCCAAATCCCAACAACTGGACCTTATCTTTTAAAAGTTATTTATGACAAAAAAAAGTATGAAAAAGTTTATCAAGATTTTTTGATAAAAATTTTCAAGTTTTCAATAATAGTATCTTTTTCTCTTCTTTTTCTTTCTGTTGGTTTTGCTATGTATTCACTAAGACCTATGAAAGAAGCTTTGCGTCTTTTGGAAGATTTTTTAAAAGACTTAATCCATGATTTAAATACTCCTGCAACTTCTATTTTACTAAACTCTAAATTATTAAGAAGAAGAGGGGATTTTGAAGAGATTGAGAGAATAGAACTTAGTGCTAAAAGTATCTCTTCTTTGTATAAAAATTTAGAACTAATAACTCCAAATGAAATGGCAAAAAGTGAAGATGTTTCATTAGAGGAACTTGTCAATGCCAAAATTGAGATTTTGCATAAGTTATACCCTAAAATCAAATTTAACAAAAATATGGAAAATCTAATAATAAAAAGTAATAAAAATGCCCTTGATCGTATCATTGATAATTTATTAACCAATGCTTGTAAATATAACAAAAAAAATGGGGAAGTAAGCATAAGTACAAAAAACCAAAAACTTATAATAGAAGATACAGGAATAGGCATTAAAGATGTAAAAAAAGTATTTCAAAGATATTATAAAGAGAATGAGACAGGACTTGGTATTGGTATGAGTATTGTAAAACAGCTTTGTGATATTTTGGATATAAATATAAATATAACTAGTGTGATTGATAAGGGTACAAAGATAGAACTTATTTTTAAATAGGTTGAGTAAAAATCATCTTTGAAAAACTCAAAGATGATTTTTACTACTTAAAGAACTTTCGATATTTTTAGTTTAGTATTAATAATTTGCTGAGCGGTAATAAGGTCTTCTTGCCCCATTGATGAAAGCCTTGCATCAAGTTTCTTCAATAGTTGGCTTCTTTCATTTAAATTAGTAGCTGTATTGATTTTATCTACTAATACATTTACATCATTAATTCCAGCAGCGAATAATCCCGTTGCCCCTAATATTGCAAAAATTGCTATTTGTTTACCTAACTTCATATTTCACTCCTTTTTTTAAAGATGTGAAAGTATATAAATAAAGTGTTAGTTAAGTGTAAGTTTTATCTTGAAAGGCTAATTCCAAAACTAATTCTATTTACTTCTTTGTTATAATCAATTAAACTATCCCCATAACCACTAGATAACTGAACAAATCCAAAGGTATTTTTTGAACCCCATAATGGGAAACTCCAATTGAATTGTGCAAAACCCTTATTAGAATCATCAAATTTTAGATTATTTCTAAGCAATAGTTTAAATGTGTGTGTTTTATATGGTAAATAAAAAGTTAAATCTCCATATCCAAGATAATCTTCTATATCAGGGTTATCATCATCTGAATCATCAGGAATTCTATACCAAACTCTTGGACTAAAAAACAAGCTTGAAAATTGGAAATAACTTTGAGCATATAATCGATTCCATGATCTAGAATCTTCTTTCCCTTGTCCATTTGATTCATGTAAAAAACCAAATTTAAGTGATTTTAAATATGTTTTACCTTTTTTCCCATAAGGGATTGTAACAAAAACTTCAGGTCTATAATTTGTCTCCCTAAAAGGAGAAGATTCAGAATATAATTGCCACCATGAAGTTTGGGTATATCCAAAGTTAATACTCTCTTTTAAACCAAAGAAGTTATAAGTAATAGGTTTTTTTACACTTAATTGAAATACAGTTTCTACATGTTTTCTATCTTTATTAGATTTTGAAGTATAAGAAAATGGCAAAAGATAGTTTTCATCATAAGGATAAAGGTCAAAAGAAGAGGCTAAAATTTGAGATAGAGTATTGTTTGTCTCTTTGTCTTCAATTGGATTTAATACTTTTTTAGTTGCTTTTACTTCTGCTAGTTTATCTTTATCTATAAATAAAGTAGCTTCATCTGTTTTTGTTTGAGCATCTAAAGTAGATACTTTTTTTTGCCCATTTTTTGCTATTTGTTTATATATAAGCATAGCTTCTTTGTAGTTATGCTCATCTTCGTATTTTTTAGCTTTTGCATATAGCTCATCATTGTTTTCATTTGCAAAAATTGTTGTTATTAAAAATATAAGTATAAATATTTGTCTCATTTGTCTTCCTATAAAAATATTTGTTATGTTAGCGTAATTTTTATTTAATTTATAACTTCACATAAATTCCAACGAGAAAAATCATATAATATAAAGTGTTGTTTGTCATACATACATACAGATACTTTATTTAAAGGTATTTCTTTTAAATTTTGAGAAGCTGTGATTCTTATCTCATATAAAAACTTAGTATCTGTTATCTTTTGACAAAACATTTTGTTTTTACCTTTCATCAAACTCCAAATATACAAACCATCATCACTAAAGAAACTTTTTGCACCTTCTAGTTTGATTTTTGTTTTTTCCCATTTAAATATATTATTTTGATTTTCCTCTTTTTCATCACTATTAGAAAAAGAGTTTAATAGTTTTTTAAATATGTTAGTTTTACTTGAAGGGCTTACTAAATCCATATTTTCACTATAATGATAACTTGTGAGTAAAGTATAAGGATGTTCTCCTCTTAGTTGCCTATTTATACTACTTCCTTCAACTATGCACCAAATTTTATCATGACTATATGTACACTCATGTAAATAAATATAAGAGGGACTACGCTCATTTATTCCTAGCATGTCTATGATTTCAGGTTCGTTTATTTCTTTATAAATGTTTAGCATTTGACAAGTTGATTTTTTTATTTTTAGTATGCTTAAAGCTCTGCCTTCTTTTTTAGCAGGGGTATATAAATGTACTAATAAAGTATCATCATTTATAGCTATTACATTTGAATAATCGGGAATTCTTAAAAATTCATCTTTTGTTAAATGTTTTAAATCATCAGGATTACTCATCTCATAATAAATAGGATTAGAATTTTCATATAAAGGCATAAATGTGACACCTTGGAGTGTAAGTAC
The sequence above is drawn from the Arcobacter sp. F2176 genome and encodes:
- a CDS encoding response regulator transcription factor; this encodes MSKKLKILLLEDDEILAQTMVQILEQENYAVTLVSDGEEVLEYTYDNKYDLYLFDVNVPLLDGMETLKLLREAQDSTPTFFITAKIDIKSTLKGFDYGCDDYIKKPFDLDELLARIQATLKRKNPVVQYKDITFDLLESRVIKDNVEVTLGSVEKDIFSLLMRNIGMTVDKSSFFDCMNRPSEPALRVLISKLKKVLDLEISNIKGIGYRLEKL
- a CDS encoding HAMP domain-containing sensor histidine kinase, producing MKNYEKKSLLTTIALFFIPLLILASIVLYMYQVDKIKDIEQNILYQMKDYTFDFKGDKFSLDIVQDDKQKKLFKIYHYEEGLCAYFQIPTTGPYLLKVIYDKKKYEKVYQDFLIKIFKFSIIVSFSLLFLSVGFAMYSLRPMKEALRLLEDFLKDLIHDLNTPATSILLNSKLLRRRGDFEEIERIELSAKSISSLYKNLELITPNEMAKSEDVSLEELVNAKIEILHKLYPKIKFNKNMENLIIKSNKNALDRIIDNLLTNACKYNKKNGEVSISTKNQKLIIEDTGIGIKDVKKVFQRYYKENETGLGIGMSIVKQLCDILDININITSVIDKGTKIELIFK
- a CDS encoding restriction endonuclease, encoding MKLGKQIAIFAILGATGLFAAGINDVNVLVDKINTATNLNERSQLLKKLDARLSSMGQEDLITAQQIINTKLKISKVL
- a CDS encoding phospholipase A, whose product is MRQIFILIFLITTIFANENNDELYAKAKKYEDEHNYKEAMLIYKQIAKNGQKKVSTLDAQTKTDEATLFIDKDKLAEVKATKKVLNPIEDKETNNTLSQILASSFDLYPYDENYLLPFSYTSKSNKDRKHVETVFQLSVKKPITYNFFGLKESINFGYTQTSWWQLYSESSPFRETNYRPEVFVTIPYGKKGKTYLKSLKFGFLHESNGQGKEDSRSWNRLYAQSYFQFSSLFFSPRVWYRIPDDSDDDNPDIEDYLGYGDLTFYLPYKTHTFKLLLRNNLKFDDSNKGFAQFNWSFPLWGSKNTFGFVQLSSGYGDSLIDYNKEVNRISFGISLSR